The following are encoded together in the Mumia sp. Pv4-285 genome:
- a CDS encoding HAD family hydrolase: MIALDVDGTLVDYENAMTDAVRDCVRAAADAGMHCVISTGRALPGVLDAAEKLGFTDGLAVASNGSVVFRYDPVEILHTVTFDAGPAVRALMEAVPDAAVAVEEIGRGFRVNKPFPNGELHGDLAEESIDDLVARPVTRVIVRSPQSSAEEFAELAHEIGLEGTNYFVGYTAWLDLAPEGVSKATGLEHVCAELGVARADVLAIGDGSNDVEMLEWAGRGVAMGHAPLHVQEVADDVTETVENDGVVREIARYL, from the coding sequence ATGATCGCCCTCGACGTCGACGGCACCCTCGTCGACTACGAGAACGCGATGACCGACGCCGTACGCGACTGCGTCCGTGCCGCTGCCGACGCCGGGATGCACTGCGTGATCTCGACCGGACGCGCGCTGCCCGGTGTGCTGGACGCGGCCGAGAAGCTCGGGTTCACCGACGGCCTGGCCGTGGCCAGCAACGGGTCCGTCGTCTTCCGGTACGACCCGGTGGAGATCCTCCACACCGTCACGTTCGACGCCGGTCCGGCCGTACGCGCGCTGATGGAGGCCGTTCCCGACGCGGCCGTCGCTGTCGAGGAGATCGGCCGGGGGTTCCGCGTCAACAAGCCGTTCCCGAACGGTGAGCTGCACGGCGACCTCGCCGAGGAGTCGATCGACGACCTCGTCGCGCGCCCGGTGACCCGCGTGATCGTACGCAGCCCGCAGAGCTCGGCCGAGGAGTTCGCTGAGCTCGCCCACGAGATCGGGCTGGAGGGCACCAACTACTTCGTCGGCTACACGGCGTGGCTCGATCTGGCGCCGGAGGGCGTGTCCAAGGCGACCGGGCTCGAGCACGTCTGCGCCGAGCTCGGGGTCGCGCGCGCCGACGTCCTCGCGATCGGCGACGGCTCGAACGACGTCGAGATGCTCGAGTGGGCCGGCCGCGGCGTCGCGATGGGGCACGCCCCGCTGCACGTCCAGGAGGTCGCCGACGACGTCACCGAGACCGTCGAGAACGACGGGGTCGTGCGGGAGATCGCGCGCTACCTCTGA
- the serS gene encoding serine--tRNA ligase → MIDVRTLRDNPDEIREAQRRRGESEAIVDALISADEARRASIGRYEALRAEQKQLGKKVAQASGDEKADLLARTKELAVEVKAADTASTNAARAFDVLFSGLPNLAAPEAPAGGEDDFEVREIVGEPRDFAAEGFEPLDHLELGKRLGAFDIERGAKVSGARFYFLTGIGAQLELALVSMAMDRAAAWGFTPMIPPALVKPSAMEGTGFLGQAADDVYHLPKDDLFLVGTSEVPLAAYHSDEILDAETLPRRYAGFSPCYRREAGSYGKDTRGIFRVHWFDKVEMFVYSTPEDSYAVHEELLAHEQDWLNALELPYRVIDVAAGDLGLSAIRKFDCEAWIPTQGKYRELTSTSNCTQFQARRLSIRMRDGDQVRPLSTLNGTLMASTRTIIALLENHQQADGSVRVPKALQPYLGGREILEPLS, encoded by the coding sequence ATGATCGACGTTCGCACGCTCCGTGACAACCCCGACGAGATCCGCGAGGCACAGCGCCGCCGCGGCGAGTCGGAGGCGATCGTGGACGCACTCATCTCTGCCGACGAGGCACGCCGCGCGTCGATCGGACGCTACGAGGCGCTGAGGGCCGAGCAGAAGCAGCTCGGCAAGAAGGTCGCCCAGGCCTCCGGCGACGAGAAGGCCGATCTGCTCGCCCGTACGAAGGAGCTCGCCGTCGAGGTGAAGGCGGCCGACACGGCTTCCACGAACGCCGCCCGGGCGTTCGACGTCCTCTTCTCGGGCCTCCCCAACCTGGCCGCGCCCGAGGCGCCCGCCGGCGGCGAGGACGACTTCGAGGTCCGCGAGATCGTCGGAGAGCCTCGTGACTTCGCGGCCGAGGGCTTCGAGCCACTCGACCACCTCGAGCTCGGCAAGCGCCTCGGCGCGTTCGACATCGAGCGCGGCGCCAAGGTCAGCGGCGCACGCTTCTACTTCCTCACCGGCATCGGCGCACAGCTCGAGCTGGCTCTCGTCTCGATGGCGATGGACCGGGCCGCGGCCTGGGGTTTCACGCCGATGATCCCGCCGGCGCTCGTCAAGCCGTCGGCCATGGAGGGCACCGGGTTCCTCGGCCAGGCCGCCGATGACGTCTACCACCTCCCCAAGGACGACCTGTTCCTCGTCGGCACGTCGGAAGTGCCGCTCGCGGCGTACCACTCCGACGAGATCCTCGACGCCGAGACTTTGCCGCGTCGTTACGCCGGGTTCAGCCCCTGCTACCGGCGCGAGGCAGGCTCGTACGGGAAGGACACCCGGGGGATCTTCCGGGTGCACTGGTTCGACAAGGTGGAGATGTTCGTCTACTCGACGCCCGAGGACTCGTACGCGGTCCACGAGGAGCTGCTCGCGCACGAGCAGGACTGGCTCAATGCGCTCGAGCTCCCGTACCGCGTCATTGACGTCGCCGCCGGCGACCTCGGTCTGTCCGCGATCCGCAAGTTCGACTGCGAGGCGTGGATCCCGACCCAGGGCAAGTACCGCGAGCTGACCTCCACCTCCAACTGCACGCAGTTCCAGGCGCGGCGACTCAGCATCCGCATGCGTGACGGCGACCAGGTGAGGCCGCTGTCGACGCTCAACGGCACCCTCATGGCGTCGACACGGACGATCATCGCCCTCCTCGAGAACCATCAGCAGGCCGACGGCTCCGTCCGGGTCCCGAAGGCGCTGCAGCCCTATCTCGGTGGACGAGAGATCTTGGAGCCGCTCTCTTGA
- a CDS encoding diacylglycerol kinase family protein, which produces MPIDVRRARPARTALLPTLVGILLAVFLALAAMVWWEWPPLMDLDQSVAEAAHDAVSGRETLIDILLWIADGLGPWTLRIVMGLTVLIAVWQRAYRVAVWIALTIPIQFLAVYGIKRIFDRPRPSFDDPFQLLSSYSFPSGHATAGASFATVMVIVTLLVLRRGLLRKAVVTVWILLGLSAGLDRIFLGVHYVSDVLAGFALGTAIPLALWWLLMRPVFAVEEPAHPAIAGTGRRQVGVVLNPVKVGDVDAFRAKVTEAATRHGWAEPRFFETTVDDPGGGQAISALEGEADLVIVAGGDGTVREACGELARTGIGVGIVPLGTGNLLARNLSIPLHMVDAIDNAFTGQDRAVDLVRLQIDGAEDTTTFLVMAGLGFDAAIMTGTNEDLKKKVGWLAYVVSGVKQLFRFPNTRVQISVDDGELLVRRRALTVVVGNVGFLQGGLPLLPDAQIDDGQIDVVVIAPPHKFAFLRVGLRLIARRKRTDERLDRMAGRTVTIRADRPTPMQLDGDPIGEHTELRATVEPGVLLVRVAR; this is translated from the coding sequence GTGCCGATCGACGTCCGTCGCGCCCGCCCCGCGCGCACCGCCCTGCTGCCGACGTTGGTCGGAATCCTCCTCGCGGTGTTCCTCGCGCTGGCCGCGATGGTGTGGTGGGAGTGGCCGCCGCTGATGGACCTCGACCAGTCCGTGGCCGAAGCGGCGCACGACGCCGTCTCGGGTCGGGAGACCCTGATCGACATCCTGCTGTGGATCGCCGACGGCCTCGGGCCGTGGACGCTGCGCATCGTGATGGGGCTGACGGTCCTGATCGCGGTGTGGCAGCGCGCCTACCGGGTGGCGGTCTGGATCGCCCTGACGATCCCGATCCAGTTCCTCGCCGTCTACGGGATCAAGCGGATCTTCGACCGTCCGCGGCCGTCGTTCGACGACCCCTTCCAGCTCCTCTCCTCGTACTCGTTCCCCAGCGGCCACGCGACTGCCGGGGCGTCGTTCGCGACGGTGATGGTGATCGTGACGCTGCTGGTGCTGCGACGAGGGCTCCTGCGCAAGGCCGTCGTCACGGTCTGGATCCTGCTCGGGCTGTCGGCCGGCCTGGACCGCATCTTCCTCGGGGTGCACTATGTCTCCGACGTCCTCGCGGGCTTCGCGCTCGGCACCGCGATCCCGCTCGCCTTGTGGTGGCTGCTGATGCGGCCGGTGTTCGCGGTCGAGGAGCCGGCCCATCCCGCCATCGCGGGGACCGGCCGCCGTCAGGTCGGCGTGGTGCTCAACCCGGTGAAGGTCGGCGACGTCGACGCCTTCCGCGCGAAGGTCACGGAGGCGGCCACCCGCCACGGGTGGGCCGAACCGCGGTTCTTCGAGACGACGGTCGACGACCCGGGGGGCGGCCAGGCCATCTCCGCGCTGGAGGGCGAGGCCGACCTGGTGATCGTGGCCGGCGGCGACGGCACCGTGCGCGAGGCGTGCGGCGAGCTCGCGCGCACCGGCATCGGTGTCGGCATCGTCCCGCTCGGCACGGGCAACCTGCTCGCCCGCAACCTCTCGATCCCGCTCCACATGGTGGATGCGATCGACAACGCGTTCACCGGCCAGGACCGTGCGGTCGACCTCGTACGGCTCCAGATCGACGGCGCGGAGGACACGACGACCTTCCTCGTCATGGCGGGCCTCGGCTTCGACGCGGCGATCATGACCGGCACCAACGAGGACCTGAAGAAGAAGGTCGGCTGGCTCGCGTACGTCGTGTCCGGGGTCAAGCAGCTGTTCCGGTTCCCCAACACGCGGGTGCAGATCTCGGTCGACGACGGCGAGCTCCTCGTACGCCGCCGCGCGCTGACGGTGGTCGTCGGCAACGTCGGCTTCCTCCAGGGAGGCCTGCCGCTGCTGCCCGACGCGCAGATCGACGACGGCCAGATCGACGTGGTGGTGATCGCGCCGCCGCACAAGTTCGCGTTCCTGCGGGTCGGTCTGCGGTTGATCGCCCGCCGCAAGCGCACCGACGAGCGTCTCGACCGGATGGCGGGTCGCACCGTCACGATCCGGGCCGACCGGCCGACGCCGATGCAGCTCGACGGCGACCCGATCGGAGAGCACACCGAGCTGCGCGCGACGGTCGAACCAGGGGTCCTGCTGGTCCGCGTCGCACGATGA
- a CDS encoding DUF6801 domain-containing protein encodes MLQTKSARTKGRTRLAAASTSAALVAGVGGLVLAGAPAANAVNVTKTFSYTCTVTANGLPLPTSTVPVKASVDLPTRVAPGQTLARRSTAITLTIPESLREPTYGLLGARKVSGYSRDASVTIAAPGAATQTLTIANLGTPPVPVPGTKGTPWNIPTRGSVPAVKIPTSAKSLGTVSMPVKFTVRATLYNASGAKIGSTDGVIMNCSTTGDRTLAKIGIAKAASKVSAKVSPKKIKAKKTKAKLAVRVSSPGVPVTGKVTAKLGKKTVGKGTVRNGKATIKLKKFKKKGTYKIKLTYSGSASSNGSKKTIKVKVKK; translated from the coding sequence ATGCTTCAGACGAAGTCTGCTCGGACGAAGGGCCGCACACGCCTTGCGGCCGCGTCCACCAGCGCCGCACTCGTCGCCGGAGTCGGCGGCCTCGTGCTCGCCGGCGCACCCGCCGCCAACGCGGTCAACGTGACGAAGACCTTCAGCTACACCTGCACTGTGACGGCCAACGGGCTTCCGCTCCCGACGTCGACGGTGCCGGTGAAGGCATCGGTCGACCTGCCGACCCGCGTCGCTCCCGGTCAGACGCTGGCCAGGCGGAGCACGGCGATCACGTTGACCATCCCCGAGTCGCTCCGCGAGCCGACGTACGGTCTGCTGGGTGCTCGCAAGGTGAGCGGCTACTCCCGTGATGCATCGGTGACGATCGCCGCTCCGGGTGCGGCAACGCAGACTCTGACGATCGCGAACCTCGGAACGCCGCCGGTCCCCGTCCCGGGGACAAAGGGGACCCCTTGGAACATCCCGACGCGCGGCAGCGTGCCCGCGGTCAAGATCCCGACCAGCGCGAAGTCGCTCGGCACCGTCTCGATGCCGGTCAAGTTCACGGTCAGGGCGACGCTGTACAACGCGAGCGGCGCGAAGATCGGTAGCACCGACGGCGTCATCATGAACTGCTCGACCACGGGCGACCGCACCCTCGCCAAGATCGGCATCGCGAAGGCCGCCTCCAAGGTCTCGGCCAAGGTGAGCCCGAAGAAGATCAAGGCCAAGAAGACCAAGGCCAAGCTTGCGGTGCGCGTCAGCTCGCCCGGCGTCCCGGTGACCGGCAAGGTGACCGCCAAGCTCGGCAAGAAGACCGTCGGCAAGGGCACCGTCCGCAACGGCAAGGCCACGATCAAGCTCAAGAAGTTCAAGAAGAAGGGCACCTACAAGATCAAGTTGACCTACAGCGGGTCCGCGTCGAGCAACGGCTCGAAGAAGACCATCAAGGTCAAGGTCAAGAAGTAG
- a CDS encoding glycoside hydrolase family 65 protein — MNPVPRDNPRRVNDYLDRHRWPVDRWRLVERFFSADDLGRTETLFALGNGYLGLRGNVEEGRESHAHGTFINGFHETWKINHAEEAFGFARVGQTIVNAPDAKVIRLYVDDEPLLLPVADLIDYERSLDFRSGVLAREIVWRTPAGKRVRIRSQRMVSFTQRHLAVMTFEVTVLDAAAPITLSCQLLNRQDGEDEYHVRAAAMGEGADPRKAERFGRRVLEPELQDLDEDNARVMLGYRAAESGMTLGVGADHTIETEDPVQRTMHLSEDMAKVVYQVDAQPGHTIRLTKVAAYHTSRGVPARELLDRCRRTLDRVAEEGIGRQFADQKAWLEAFWARADVEIDGEDSLQQAMRWNLFQVAQASARAEGAGIPAKGVTGTGYGGHYFWDTEIYVLPFLTYVYPQLARAALRFRYNMLPAARRRARDLSQRGALFPWRTINGEEASAYYAAGTAQYHIDADISYALSRYVDATGDTDFLMREAVDILVETARMWADLGFWRNEGAGSFHIHGVTGPDEYTTVVNDNLFTNVMARFNLRRAARAVRELESAWPQAYARMVARLDLDPDEIDEWERAAEAMAIPYDDHLGIHPQDSHFLEREVWDLAHTPAEQRPLLLHYHPLVIYRFQVLKQADVVLALYLQGDQFTVEQKRNDFEYYDPITTGDSTLSAVVQSLMAAEVGYSDLAVRYFTEALFVDLADLHGNASDGVHVASTGGVWSALVSGFGGFRDYSGEFSIDPRLPAAWANLTYRVMIRGSRLRVRVTADSVELTIEQGAGVKISVRGKIVHVTAKEPVIVPLDGQGPALGGTPGPGPLDGVRRADGSIITATVPHP, encoded by the coding sequence ATGAACCCCGTGCCGCGCGACAACCCTCGCCGCGTCAACGACTACCTCGACCGCCACCGCTGGCCGGTCGACCGGTGGCGGCTCGTCGAACGCTTCTTCAGCGCCGACGACCTCGGCCGTACGGAGACGCTGTTCGCGCTCGGCAACGGCTACCTCGGCCTGCGCGGCAACGTCGAGGAGGGTCGCGAGTCGCACGCGCACGGCACGTTCATCAACGGCTTCCACGAGACCTGGAAGATCAACCACGCCGAGGAGGCGTTCGGCTTCGCCCGCGTGGGCCAGACCATCGTCAACGCGCCCGACGCCAAGGTCATCCGCCTGTACGTCGACGACGAGCCGCTCCTGCTCCCCGTCGCCGACCTGATCGACTACGAGCGCTCGCTCGACTTCCGCAGCGGCGTGCTGGCCCGCGAGATCGTGTGGCGTACACCGGCCGGCAAGCGCGTACGGATCCGGTCGCAGCGGATGGTCTCTTTCACCCAGCGTCACCTCGCGGTGATGACGTTCGAGGTGACGGTGCTCGACGCCGCCGCGCCCATCACCTTGTCGTGCCAGCTGCTCAACCGGCAGGACGGCGAGGACGAGTACCACGTGCGTGCCGCCGCGATGGGCGAGGGCGCCGACCCCCGCAAGGCCGAGCGCTTCGGCCGTCGCGTCCTCGAGCCGGAGCTGCAGGACCTCGACGAGGACAACGCGCGGGTGATGCTCGGCTACCGGGCCGCGGAGTCGGGGATGACGCTCGGTGTCGGTGCCGACCACACCATCGAGACCGAGGACCCGGTCCAGCGGACCATGCACCTCTCGGAGGACATGGCCAAGGTCGTCTACCAGGTCGACGCGCAGCCGGGACACACCATCCGGCTCACGAAGGTCGCCGCGTACCACACGTCACGCGGGGTCCCGGCCCGCGAGCTGCTCGACCGCTGCCGACGCACCCTCGACCGCGTCGCGGAGGAAGGCATCGGGCGCCAGTTCGCCGACCAGAAGGCGTGGCTCGAGGCCTTCTGGGCCCGCGCGGACGTCGAGATCGACGGCGAGGACTCGCTCCAGCAGGCGATGCGCTGGAACCTCTTCCAGGTGGCGCAGGCGTCCGCGCGCGCCGAGGGCGCCGGCATCCCTGCGAAGGGCGTCACCGGCACGGGCTACGGCGGCCACTACTTCTGGGACACCGAGATCTACGTCCTGCCGTTCCTGACGTACGTCTACCCACAGCTCGCGCGCGCCGCCCTGCGGTTCCGCTACAACATGCTGCCTGCCGCGCGCCGTCGAGCGCGCGACCTGTCCCAGCGCGGAGCGCTGTTCCCGTGGCGCACGATCAACGGCGAGGAGGCGTCGGCGTACTACGCGGCCGGCACCGCTCAGTACCACATCGACGCCGACATCTCGTACGCCCTGAGCCGCTACGTCGACGCGACGGGCGACACCGACTTCCTCATGCGCGAGGCCGTCGACATCCTGGTCGAGACCGCCCGCATGTGGGCCGACCTCGGGTTCTGGCGCAACGAGGGCGCCGGATCGTTCCACATCCACGGAGTGACCGGCCCCGACGAGTACACGACGGTCGTCAACGACAACCTGTTCACCAACGTCATGGCCCGGTTCAACCTGCGACGAGCCGCACGCGCCGTCCGCGAGCTCGAGTCCGCCTGGCCGCAGGCGTACGCCCGCATGGTGGCGCGCCTCGACCTCGACCCCGACGAGATCGACGAGTGGGAGCGCGCCGCCGAGGCGATGGCGATCCCGTACGACGACCACCTCGGCATCCACCCCCAGGACTCGCACTTCCTCGAGCGCGAGGTGTGGGACCTCGCGCACACACCGGCGGAGCAGCGGCCGCTCCTGCTCCACTACCACCCGCTGGTGATCTACCGGTTCCAGGTGCTCAAGCAGGCCGACGTCGTGCTGGCGCTCTATCTGCAGGGCGACCAGTTCACCGTGGAGCAGAAGCGCAACGACTTCGAGTACTACGACCCGATCACCACCGGCGACTCCACGCTCTCGGCCGTCGTCCAGTCGCTCATGGCTGCGGAGGTCGGCTACTCCGACCTCGCGGTGCGCTACTTCACCGAGGCGCTGTTCGTCGACCTGGCCGACCTGCACGGCAACGCCTCCGACGGCGTCCACGTCGCCTCGACCGGAGGCGTGTGGAGCGCGCTCGTCAGCGGGTTCGGCGGGTTCCGCGACTACAGCGGGGAGTTCTCCATCGACCCGCGGTTGCCGGCCGCCTGGGCCAACCTGACCTACCGCGTGATGATCCGCGGCTCGCGTCTGCGCGTCCGCGTGACGGCCGACTCTGTCGAGCTCACGATCGAGCAGGGCGCTGGGGTGAAGATCTCCGTCCGCGGCAAGATCGTGCACGTCACCGCGAAGGAGCCGGTCATCGTGCCGCTCGACGGGCAGGGTCCGGCGCTCGGAGGCACTCCTGGTCCGGGTCCGCTCGACGGCGTACGCCGTGCCGACGGCTCGATCATCACGGCCACCGTCCCGCACCCGTAA
- a CDS encoding HAD family hydrolase, with amino-acid sequence MTDSPLVHWADYDAVLFDLDGVLTPTAEVHMRAWAALFDAYLSEHDIAPPYTDADYFAYVDGKPRYDGVRSLLASRGVVLPEGLPTDPPTAETVCGLGNRKNAEFERELKENGVVAYPGSVALLDELATLPIALAVVSSSANATSVLAAAGIADRFDVVVDGLVARAQQLPGKPAPDTYAYAAKSVGVTDARSIVVEDAISGVEAGAAGDFGLVVGVNRGVGRQSLLDRGADVVVDDLAELLSTDAARDARGGAA; translated from the coding sequence GTGACCGACTCGCCGCTGGTCCATTGGGCCGACTACGACGCTGTCCTGTTCGATCTCGACGGGGTCCTGACGCCGACCGCCGAGGTGCACATGCGCGCCTGGGCCGCCCTGTTCGACGCCTACCTCTCCGAGCACGACATCGCCCCTCCGTACACCGACGCGGACTACTTCGCCTACGTCGACGGCAAGCCGCGCTACGACGGCGTGCGCTCGCTGCTCGCCTCGCGCGGCGTGGTCCTGCCCGAGGGCCTCCCGACCGACCCCCCGACCGCCGAGACGGTCTGCGGGCTCGGCAACCGCAAGAACGCGGAGTTCGAGCGCGAGCTGAAGGAGAACGGCGTCGTCGCCTACCCGGGCTCGGTCGCCCTGCTCGACGAGCTCGCCACGCTCCCCATCGCGCTCGCCGTCGTGTCCAGCTCGGCGAACGCCACCTCTGTCCTGGCTGCCGCCGGCATCGCCGACCGCTTCGACGTCGTCGTCGACGGGCTCGTCGCTCGAGCGCAGCAGCTGCCGGGCAAGCCCGCTCCGGACACCTACGCGTACGCCGCCAAGTCCGTCGGCGTGACCGACGCACGCTCGATCGTGGTCGAGGACGCCATCTCCGGCGTGGAGGCCGGCGCCGCCGGGGACTTCGGGCTGGTCGTGGGCGTGAACCGCGGCGTCGGACGGCAGTCCCTGCTCGACCGGGGCGCGGACGTCGTGGTCGACGATCTCGCCGAGCTGCTCTCGACCGATGCTGCGCGCGACGCACGCGGCGGTGCCGCATGA